In Leifsonia sp. PS1209, the genomic stretch GTCCCCTCCGCGCGCATCCGGTGCACGAGCGCGACGGAGTCGTCGAGCCAGGCGATGCGTTCCTCGACGCTGCCGGTGACGCAGGTCTCGGTGACCATGACGGGCGCTCCGTACCGGTCGGCGTACGACTGCAGCGCATCCCGGAGCCCGGCGGCGCCCCTGTCGACCGATGGCCGGGGGTCGGCGAAGCCGCCCGCGTGGTGCACGCCCGCCTCGAACAGCTCGGTGGAGTGGCGCGGGTAGTAGTTGACGCCCATCACATCCGGCTGCACGGTGTGCTCAGCGAACCAGGCGAGGTCGTCGTCGCTCAGCCCGTTGGCGCGGAGGCCGGCGGCCAGCGGATGGCCGTCGTCCACCCGGCCCGTGACGAGGTCCTCCACCAGGTGCACCTGCTCCGAGAGCCGCGCAGCCTCCTCCGCGTGCTCGGGGGCCGTGTCCGCGCCGACGAACGTCATCGCGGCATCCACGTGGACGAAGGATGCGCCGGGCAGCACCTCTGCGATGCCGCGCTGCGTGTGCACGAAGCCGCGCGCGAGGTTGGCCGCGATGGTGGTGAAGCCGCGCGCACCGGAGAGGTACGGAGGCCAGTACGCGTACTCGCCGGCGAACAGCGCATGGATCACCGGCTCGTTCACCGGCGTGTAGTCCTGTGCGACGTCGGCGTAGCGCTCGGCGAACCGGACGGCGTACTCGGCGACGTGCTGCGGATAGTCCGGATGCGCGAACTGGTCGTCCAGCCAGGTCGGCGTGCCGTAGTGCAGCAGGTCGACGATCGGGCGCAGCCCGGCGTCCGCCATGCTCGCCAGCGCACGGTCGGTCCACGACCAGTCCCAGCGTCCTGGCTCCGGTGCGACGCGGTACCAGGGCACGCCCCAGCGCAGCAGCTCAGCACCGACCCCGGCCGCGAGCCGGAAGTCGTCGTCGAACCGTTCGTAGTGCTCTGTCAGCTCGTATTCGTCGATGGCGCGCTCGCCCGGCCGCGTCTGCGGCACGAAGGTGTCCTCGATGCCGAGCGCGAAACGCAGGCGGCCGTCCTCGAACCAGCGAGGGGTCTGTCGGGTCATGCCGGTCACTTCAATCCGGTTGTCGCGACCGATTCGATGAACCGGCGCTGGACGATCAGGAACAGGATGGCGAGGGGCAGCACCGCGATCAGCGAGCCGGCCATCATCGTGCCGTACGGGATGATCCCGCTCGGCCCGGTCAGCAGCGTGAGCCCCGAGGTGACGGTTCCCATCTCCGGCGTCGTCGTGAAGACCAGCGGCCAGAGCAGGTCGTTCCAGTTGTTCACGAAGGTGAAGATGCCGAGCGTGAGCAGGGCGGGAAGCGCGTTCGGCAGCACGACGCTGCGGAACACCCGGAACTCGCTCGCGCCGTCGATGCGCGCCGCGTTGTCGAGGTCGCGCGGGAGGGCGATGAAGAACTGGCGGAGGAAGAAGATCCCGAACGCGTCCGCTGCGCGCGGCAGGATGAGCCCGGCGAACGTGTTCACCAGCCCGAGGTTGCCGACCAGCTGGTAGATCGGGATGAGCGTCGCCTGGAACGGGATCATCAGGCTCGCGACGATCACGATCAGGAGCACCCTGTTCCCGCGGAAGTCCAGCCGCGCCAGGGCGTACGCCGCCAGCGAGTCGAAGACGAGGGCGAACAGCGTCACCCCTCCCGCGAACACGAAGCTGTTCAGGAACAGCCTCGCGAACGGCAGGTCGGCGAAGATGCGCGTGAAGTTGTCGAGCGTCCAGGCGCCCGGCGCGAGCGTCGGAGGGTACGCGTTGATCTCGGAGGACGGCTTGAACGCCGTGAAGACGATGACGATCACGGGCAGCAGCACGATCAGCGTCAGCGCGAGCACTGCCGCGAACAGCAGCCACCTGGATGCGCGCTTGCCGACGCGCAGGCCGGGCCGCGTGAGCGTCCCCCGTCGGTTCTGGATGGTCGAAGTGGTCATCAGCTGAGGTCCTTTTCACGACGGCCGAAGAAGCGGAACTGCACCAGGCTGAGGATCAGCGTCGCCAGCAGCAGCACGTACGACAGGGCGGACGCGAGGCCGAGGTCGAGCTTCTTGAAGCCCTCCTGGTAGATCTCCATGACGACGGTCTGGGTGCTGCGGTACGGGCCGCCTCCCGTCATCACGTAGAT encodes the following:
- a CDS encoding family 1 glycosylhydrolase, which encodes MTRQTPRWFEDGRLRFALGIEDTFVPQTRPGERAIDEYELTEHYERFDDDFRLAAGVGAELLRWGVPWYRVAPEPGRWDWSWTDRALASMADAGLRPIVDLLHYGTPTWLDDQFAHPDYPQHVAEYAVRFAERYADVAQDYTPVNEPVIHALFAGEYAYWPPYLSGARGFTTIAANLARGFVHTQRGIAEVLPGASFVHVDAAMTFVGADTAPEHAEEAARLSEQVHLVEDLVTGRVDDGHPLAAGLRANGLSDDDLAWFAEHTVQPDVMGVNYYPRHSTELFEAGVHHAGGFADPRPSVDRGAAGLRDALQSYADRYGAPVMVTETCVTGSVEERIAWLDDSVALVHRMRAEGTDIVGYTWWPLFDMYEWTWRHSENPRADHLLTMGLYDLVETGDGLLRSRNPVADRYRHHATSALSALSDLPASRLTPNP
- a CDS encoding carbohydrate ABC transporter permease — translated: MTTSTIQNRRGTLTRPGLRVGKRASRWLLFAAVLALTLIVLLPVIVIVFTAFKPSSEINAYPPTLAPGAWTLDNFTRIFADLPFARLFLNSFVFAGGVTLFALVFDSLAAYALARLDFRGNRVLLIVIVASLMIPFQATLIPIYQLVGNLGLVNTFAGLILPRAADAFGIFFLRQFFIALPRDLDNAARIDGASEFRVFRSVVLPNALPALLTLGIFTFVNNWNDLLWPLVFTTTPEMGTVTSGLTLLTGPSGIIPYGTMMAGSLIAVLPLAILFLIVQRRFIESVATTGLK